One genomic region from Equus asinus isolate D_3611 breed Donkey chromosome 8, EquAss-T2T_v2, whole genome shotgun sequence encodes:
- the LOC123288002 gene encoding cationic amino acid transporter 4-like isoform X9 — translation MCSWGNCGPSSLAGYCSSSVSLVGLPWPAPGAAHLDAILSHGIRSFTMAHVGSWQVPFLAQYPDFLAAGVILLASAFVYCGVHICSWLNRTFSAISLVVILFIVTLGFVLARPENWSTEEGSFAPFGFSGIMAGAATCFFAFLGFGAIAASSEEGQNPKRAVPMAIAISVGLMAGTNILASTVLTLMVPRHGLDPDWTLADAFYQRGYSWAGFIVAAGAVCCMTTVLFNILFAVPRIVHAMSTDGLFFQIFTRVHPRTQVPIVGILVFGFLMPLLAVLLDLEALIRFLSIGTLVTRPVVNTSIIVLRFQKSSPSSPLGSVSPGPVAEGYEHSSGHRRLEDTEQPSAAEPGQLRPALRPFLGFISGCRPGAAVAWALRVLVVSAIILDCVLAFGKSALHLPPWGHTLLLLLSSVVFLLSLLVLGAHQQQRRQDTFQVPMVPLIPAASILLNVFLMLHLSSLTWLRFSIWLLIARRTSGICRG, via the exons ATGTGTTCATGGGGGAACTGTGGGCCTTCCTCATTGGCTGGATATTGCTCATCCAGTGTCTCATTGGTGGGATTGCCATGGCCCGCACCTGGAGCAGCTCACCTGGACGCCATCTTGAGCCACGGCATCCGCAGCTTCACCATGGCCCATGTGGGCAGCTGGCAGGTGCCGTTCCTGGCCCAGTACCCGGACTTCTTGGCTGCTGGAGTCATACTTTTGGCCTCCGCATTTGTGTACTGTGGAGTCCACATCTGTTCCTGGCTCAACCGCACCTTCTCTGCCATCAGCTTGGTTGTCATCCTCTTCATCGTCACCCTGGGGTTTGTCCTGGCCCGTCCGGAGAACTGGAGCACTGAGGAGGGCAGCTTTGCGCCCTTTGGCTTCTCTGGCATCATGGCTGGTGCTGCCACCTGCTTCTTTGCCTTCCTGGGCTTTGGTGCTATTGCTGCCTCCAGCGAGGAGGGCCAGAACCCCAAGCGAGCTGTGCCTATGGCCATCGCCATCTCAGTTGGCCTGATGGCTGGTACTAACATCCTCGCCTCCACTGTGCTCACACTCATGGTGCCCAGGCACGGCCTGGACCCTGACTGGACACTCGCTGATGCCTTCTACCAGCGGGGCTACAGCTGGGCGGGCTTCATCGTGGCGGCTGGCGCTGTCTGCT GCATGACCACTGTCCTGTTCAACATTCTGTTTGCTGTGCCACGCATCGTACATGCCATGTCCACTGACGGTCTCTTCTTCCAGATATTTACCCGTGTGCACCCTCGCACACAGGTGCCCATAGTGGGCATCCTGGTGTTCGGGTTCCTCATGCCTCTCTTGGCAGTGCTGCTGGACCTTGAGGCACTGATCCGGTTCCTGTCCATTGGCACCCTGGTCACCCGCCCTGTTGTGAACACCAGCATTATTGTGCTACGCTTCCAAAAGTCTTCTCCATCTAGTCCCTTGGGCTCAGTCAgccctggccctgtggctgaggggtATGAGCACTCCTCAGGACACAGACGGCTGGAGGACACTGAGCAGCCCTCAGCCGCTGAGCCTGGGCAGCTGCGACCAGCCCTGAGGCCCTTCCTTGGCTTCATAAGTGGATGCAGACCTGGAGCCGCTGTGGCCTGGGCACTCCGTGTCCTGGTGGTGTCAGCCATCATTCTGGACTGCGTGCTGGCCTTTGGGAAGTCGGCCCTGCACCTCCCACCATGGGGCCAcaccctgctgctcctgctcagcTCCGTCGTGTTTCTGCTCAGTCTCCTCGTCCTGGGGGCCCACCAGCAACAGCGCCGGCAGGACACCTTTCAG GTTCCCATGGTGCCCCTGATTCCAGCCGCGAGCATCCTCCTCAACGTCTTCCTCATGCTACATCTGAGCTCCCTGACCTGGCTGCGCTTCTCCATCTGGCTTCTGATTG CAAGGAGAACCAGCGGGATCTGCCGGGGTTGA
- the LOC123288002 gene encoding cationic amino acid transporter 4-like isoform X1 has translation MCSWGNCGPSSLAGYCSSSVSLVGLPWPAPGAAHLDAILSHGIRSFTMAHVGSWQVPFLAQYPDFLAAGVILLASAFVYCGVHICSWLNRTFSAISLVVILFIVTLGFVLARPENWSTEEGSFAPFGFSGIMAGAATCFFAFLGFGAIAASSEEGQNPKRAVPMAIAISVGLMAGTNILASTVLTLMVPRHGLDPDWTLADAFYQRGYSWAGFIVAAGAVCCMTTVLFNILFAVPRIVHAMSTDGLFFQIFTRVHPRTQVPIVGILVFGFLMPLLAVLLDLEALIRFLSIGTLVTRPVVNTSIIVLRFQKSSPSSPLGSVSPGPVAEGYEHSSGHRRLEDTEQPSAAEPGQLRPALRPFLGFISGCRPGAAVAWALRVLVVSAIILDCVLAFGKSALHLPPWGHTLLLLLSSVVFLLSLLVLGAHQQQRRQDTFQVPMVPLIPAASILLNVFLMLHLSSLTWLRFSIWLLIAPCRAQRHKDNRILNEERLDTATSPLVLIGRLRERSQKLPAEPRGTKITEY, from the exons ATGTGTTCATGGGGGAACTGTGGGCCTTCCTCATTGGCTGGATATTGCTCATCCAGTGTCTCATTGGTGGGATTGCCATGGCCCGCACCTGGAGCAGCTCACCTGGACGCCATCTTGAGCCACGGCATCCGCAGCTTCACCATGGCCCATGTGGGCAGCTGGCAGGTGCCGTTCCTGGCCCAGTACCCGGACTTCTTGGCTGCTGGAGTCATACTTTTGGCCTCCGCATTTGTGTACTGTGGAGTCCACATCTGTTCCTGGCTCAACCGCACCTTCTCTGCCATCAGCTTGGTTGTCATCCTCTTCATCGTCACCCTGGGGTTTGTCCTGGCCCGTCCGGAGAACTGGAGCACTGAGGAGGGCAGCTTTGCGCCCTTTGGCTTCTCTGGCATCATGGCTGGTGCTGCCACCTGCTTCTTTGCCTTCCTGGGCTTTGGTGCTATTGCTGCCTCCAGCGAGGAGGGCCAGAACCCCAAGCGAGCTGTGCCTATGGCCATCGCCATCTCAGTTGGCCTGATGGCTGGTACTAACATCCTCGCCTCCACTGTGCTCACACTCATGGTGCCCAGGCACGGCCTGGACCCTGACTGGACACTCGCTGATGCCTTCTACCAGCGGGGCTACAGCTGGGCGGGCTTCATCGTGGCGGCTGGCGCTGTCTGCT GCATGACCACTGTCCTGTTCAACATTCTGTTTGCTGTGCCACGCATCGTACATGCCATGTCCACTGACGGTCTCTTCTTCCAGATATTTACCCGTGTGCACCCTCGCACACAGGTGCCCATAGTGGGCATCCTGGTGTTCGGGTTCCTCATGCCTCTCTTGGCAGTGCTGCTGGACCTTGAGGCACTGATCCGGTTCCTGTCCATTGGCACCCTGGTCACCCGCCCTGTTGTGAACACCAGCATTATTGTGCTACGCTTCCAAAAGTCTTCTCCATCTAGTCCCTTGGGCTCAGTCAgccctggccctgtggctgaggggtATGAGCACTCCTCAGGACACAGACGGCTGGAGGACACTGAGCAGCCCTCAGCCGCTGAGCCTGGGCAGCTGCGACCAGCCCTGAGGCCCTTCCTTGGCTTCATAAGTGGATGCAGACCTGGAGCCGCTGTGGCCTGGGCACTCCGTGTCCTGGTGGTGTCAGCCATCATTCTGGACTGCGTGCTGGCCTTTGGGAAGTCGGCCCTGCACCTCCCACCATGGGGCCAcaccctgctgctcctgctcagcTCCGTCGTGTTTCTGCTCAGTCTCCTCGTCCTGGGGGCCCACCAGCAACAGCGCCGGCAGGACACCTTTCAG GTTCCCATGGTGCCCCTGATTCCAGCCGCGAGCATCCTCCTCAACGTCTTCCTCATGCTACATCTGAGCTCCCTGACCTGGCTGCGCTTCTCCATCTGGCTTCTGATTG
- the LOC123288002 gene encoding cationic amino acid transporter 4-like isoform X8, protein MCSWGNCGPSSLAGYCSSSVSLVGLPWPAPGAAHLDAILSHGIRSFTMAHVGSWQVPFLAQYPDFLAAGVILLASAFVYCGVHICSWLNRTFSAISLVVILFIVTLGFVLARPENWSTEEGSFAPFGFSGIMAGAATCFFAFLGFGAIAASSEEGQNPKRAVPMAIAISVGLMAGTNILASTVLTLMVPRHGLDPDWTLADAFYQRGYSWAGFIVAAGAVCCMTTVLFNILFAVPRIVHAMSTDGLFFQIFTRVHPRTQVPIVGILVFGFLMPLLAVLLDLEALIRFLSIGTLVTRPVVNTSIIVLRFQKSSPSSPLGSVSPGPVAEGYEHSSGHRRLEDTEQPSAAEPGQLRPALRPFLGFISGCRPGAAVAWALRVLVVSAIILDCVLAFGKSALHLPPWGHTLLLLLSSVVFLLSLLVLGAHQQQRRQDTFQVPMVPLIPAASILLNVFLMLHLSSLTWLRFSIWLLIVVHWNYIDMK, encoded by the exons ATGTGTTCATGGGGGAACTGTGGGCCTTCCTCATTGGCTGGATATTGCTCATCCAGTGTCTCATTGGTGGGATTGCCATGGCCCGCACCTGGAGCAGCTCACCTGGACGCCATCTTGAGCCACGGCATCCGCAGCTTCACCATGGCCCATGTGGGCAGCTGGCAGGTGCCGTTCCTGGCCCAGTACCCGGACTTCTTGGCTGCTGGAGTCATACTTTTGGCCTCCGCATTTGTGTACTGTGGAGTCCACATCTGTTCCTGGCTCAACCGCACCTTCTCTGCCATCAGCTTGGTTGTCATCCTCTTCATCGTCACCCTGGGGTTTGTCCTGGCCCGTCCGGAGAACTGGAGCACTGAGGAGGGCAGCTTTGCGCCCTTTGGCTTCTCTGGCATCATGGCTGGTGCTGCCACCTGCTTCTTTGCCTTCCTGGGCTTTGGTGCTATTGCTGCCTCCAGCGAGGAGGGCCAGAACCCCAAGCGAGCTGTGCCTATGGCCATCGCCATCTCAGTTGGCCTGATGGCTGGTACTAACATCCTCGCCTCCACTGTGCTCACACTCATGGTGCCCAGGCACGGCCTGGACCCTGACTGGACACTCGCTGATGCCTTCTACCAGCGGGGCTACAGCTGGGCGGGCTTCATCGTGGCGGCTGGCGCTGTCTGCT GCATGACCACTGTCCTGTTCAACATTCTGTTTGCTGTGCCACGCATCGTACATGCCATGTCCACTGACGGTCTCTTCTTCCAGATATTTACCCGTGTGCACCCTCGCACACAGGTGCCCATAGTGGGCATCCTGGTGTTCGGGTTCCTCATGCCTCTCTTGGCAGTGCTGCTGGACCTTGAGGCACTGATCCGGTTCCTGTCCATTGGCACCCTGGTCACCCGCCCTGTTGTGAACACCAGCATTATTGTGCTACGCTTCCAAAAGTCTTCTCCATCTAGTCCCTTGGGCTCAGTCAgccctggccctgtggctgaggggtATGAGCACTCCTCAGGACACAGACGGCTGGAGGACACTGAGCAGCCCTCAGCCGCTGAGCCTGGGCAGCTGCGACCAGCCCTGAGGCCCTTCCTTGGCTTCATAAGTGGATGCAGACCTGGAGCCGCTGTGGCCTGGGCACTCCGTGTCCTGGTGGTGTCAGCCATCATTCTGGACTGCGTGCTGGCCTTTGGGAAGTCGGCCCTGCACCTCCCACCATGGGGCCAcaccctgctgctcctgctcagcTCCGTCGTGTTTCTGCTCAGTCTCCTCGTCCTGGGGGCCCACCAGCAACAGCGCCGGCAGGACACCTTTCAG GTTCCCATGGTGCCCCTGATTCCAGCCGCGAGCATCCTCCTCAACGTCTTCCTCATGCTACATCTGAGCTCCCTGACCTGGCTGCGCTTCTCCATCTGGCTTCTGATTG
- the LOC123288002 gene encoding cationic amino acid transporter 4-like isoform X2: MCSWGNCGPSSLAGYCSSSVSLVGLPWPAPGAAHLDAILSHGIRSFTMAHVGSWQVPFLAQYPDFLAAGVILLASAFVYCGVHICSWLNRTFSAISLVVILFIVTLGFVLARPENWSTEEGSFAPFGFSGIMAGAATCFFAFLGFGAIAASSEEGQNPKRAVPMAIAISVGLMAGTNILASTVLTLMVPRHGLDPDWTLADAFYQRGYSWAGFIVAAGAVCCMTTVLFNILFAVPRIVHAMSTDGLFFQIFTRVHPRTQVPIVGILVFGFLMPLLAVLLDLEALIRFLSIGTLVTRPVVNTSIIVLRFQKSSPSSPLGSVSPGPVAEGYEHSSGHRRLEDTEQPSAAEPGQLRPALRPFLGFISGCRPGAAVAWALRVLVVSAIILDCVLAFGKSALHLPPWGHTLLLLLSSVVFLLSLLVLGAHQQQRRQDTFQVPMVPLIPAASILLNVFLMLHLSSLTWLRFSIWLLIDPFWLCYVYEGPKANSWESRDASHPCFSLPRENKGFLSGQEILETA, from the exons ATGTGTTCATGGGGGAACTGTGGGCCTTCCTCATTGGCTGGATATTGCTCATCCAGTGTCTCATTGGTGGGATTGCCATGGCCCGCACCTGGAGCAGCTCACCTGGACGCCATCTTGAGCCACGGCATCCGCAGCTTCACCATGGCCCATGTGGGCAGCTGGCAGGTGCCGTTCCTGGCCCAGTACCCGGACTTCTTGGCTGCTGGAGTCATACTTTTGGCCTCCGCATTTGTGTACTGTGGAGTCCACATCTGTTCCTGGCTCAACCGCACCTTCTCTGCCATCAGCTTGGTTGTCATCCTCTTCATCGTCACCCTGGGGTTTGTCCTGGCCCGTCCGGAGAACTGGAGCACTGAGGAGGGCAGCTTTGCGCCCTTTGGCTTCTCTGGCATCATGGCTGGTGCTGCCACCTGCTTCTTTGCCTTCCTGGGCTTTGGTGCTATTGCTGCCTCCAGCGAGGAGGGCCAGAACCCCAAGCGAGCTGTGCCTATGGCCATCGCCATCTCAGTTGGCCTGATGGCTGGTACTAACATCCTCGCCTCCACTGTGCTCACACTCATGGTGCCCAGGCACGGCCTGGACCCTGACTGGACACTCGCTGATGCCTTCTACCAGCGGGGCTACAGCTGGGCGGGCTTCATCGTGGCGGCTGGCGCTGTCTGCT GCATGACCACTGTCCTGTTCAACATTCTGTTTGCTGTGCCACGCATCGTACATGCCATGTCCACTGACGGTCTCTTCTTCCAGATATTTACCCGTGTGCACCCTCGCACACAGGTGCCCATAGTGGGCATCCTGGTGTTCGGGTTCCTCATGCCTCTCTTGGCAGTGCTGCTGGACCTTGAGGCACTGATCCGGTTCCTGTCCATTGGCACCCTGGTCACCCGCCCTGTTGTGAACACCAGCATTATTGTGCTACGCTTCCAAAAGTCTTCTCCATCTAGTCCCTTGGGCTCAGTCAgccctggccctgtggctgaggggtATGAGCACTCCTCAGGACACAGACGGCTGGAGGACACTGAGCAGCCCTCAGCCGCTGAGCCTGGGCAGCTGCGACCAGCCCTGAGGCCCTTCCTTGGCTTCATAAGTGGATGCAGACCTGGAGCCGCTGTGGCCTGGGCACTCCGTGTCCTGGTGGTGTCAGCCATCATTCTGGACTGCGTGCTGGCCTTTGGGAAGTCGGCCCTGCACCTCCCACCATGGGGCCAcaccctgctgctcctgctcagcTCCGTCGTGTTTCTGCTCAGTCTCCTCGTCCTGGGGGCCCACCAGCAACAGCGCCGGCAGGACACCTTTCAG GTTCCCATGGTGCCCCTGATTCCAGCCGCGAGCATCCTCCTCAACGTCTTCCTCATGCTACATCTGAGCTCCCTGACCTGGCTGCGCTTCTCCATCTGGCTTCTGATTG
- the LOC123288002 gene encoding cationic amino acid transporter 4-like isoform X11: protein MCSWGNCGPSSLAGYCSSSVSLVGLPWPAPGAAHLDAILSHGIRSFTMAHVGSWQVPFLAQYPDFLAAGVILLASAFVYCGVHICSWLNRTFSAISLVVILFIVTLGFVLARPENWSTEEGSFAPFGFSGIMAGAATCFFAFLGFGAIAASSEEGQNPKRAVPMAIAISVGLMAGTNILASTVLTLMVPRHGLDPDWTLADAFYQRGYSWAGFIVAAGAVCCMTTVLFNILFAVPRIVHAMSTDGLFFQIFTRVHPRTQVPIVGILVFGFLMPLLAVLLDLEALIRFLSIGTLVTRPVVNTSIIVLRFQKSSPSSPLGSVSPGPVAEGYEHSSGHRRLEDTEQPSAAEPGQLRPALRPFLGFISGCRPGAAVAWALRVLVVSAIILDCVLAFGKSALHLPPWGHTLLLLLSSVVFLLSLLVLGAHQQQRRQDTFQVPMVPLIPAASILLNVFLMLHLSSLTWLRFSIWLLIDE, encoded by the exons ATGTGTTCATGGGGGAACTGTGGGCCTTCCTCATTGGCTGGATATTGCTCATCCAGTGTCTCATTGGTGGGATTGCCATGGCCCGCACCTGGAGCAGCTCACCTGGACGCCATCTTGAGCCACGGCATCCGCAGCTTCACCATGGCCCATGTGGGCAGCTGGCAGGTGCCGTTCCTGGCCCAGTACCCGGACTTCTTGGCTGCTGGAGTCATACTTTTGGCCTCCGCATTTGTGTACTGTGGAGTCCACATCTGTTCCTGGCTCAACCGCACCTTCTCTGCCATCAGCTTGGTTGTCATCCTCTTCATCGTCACCCTGGGGTTTGTCCTGGCCCGTCCGGAGAACTGGAGCACTGAGGAGGGCAGCTTTGCGCCCTTTGGCTTCTCTGGCATCATGGCTGGTGCTGCCACCTGCTTCTTTGCCTTCCTGGGCTTTGGTGCTATTGCTGCCTCCAGCGAGGAGGGCCAGAACCCCAAGCGAGCTGTGCCTATGGCCATCGCCATCTCAGTTGGCCTGATGGCTGGTACTAACATCCTCGCCTCCACTGTGCTCACACTCATGGTGCCCAGGCACGGCCTGGACCCTGACTGGACACTCGCTGATGCCTTCTACCAGCGGGGCTACAGCTGGGCGGGCTTCATCGTGGCGGCTGGCGCTGTCTGCT GCATGACCACTGTCCTGTTCAACATTCTGTTTGCTGTGCCACGCATCGTACATGCCATGTCCACTGACGGTCTCTTCTTCCAGATATTTACCCGTGTGCACCCTCGCACACAGGTGCCCATAGTGGGCATCCTGGTGTTCGGGTTCCTCATGCCTCTCTTGGCAGTGCTGCTGGACCTTGAGGCACTGATCCGGTTCCTGTCCATTGGCACCCTGGTCACCCGCCCTGTTGTGAACACCAGCATTATTGTGCTACGCTTCCAAAAGTCTTCTCCATCTAGTCCCTTGGGCTCAGTCAgccctggccctgtggctgaggggtATGAGCACTCCTCAGGACACAGACGGCTGGAGGACACTGAGCAGCCCTCAGCCGCTGAGCCTGGGCAGCTGCGACCAGCCCTGAGGCCCTTCCTTGGCTTCATAAGTGGATGCAGACCTGGAGCCGCTGTGGCCTGGGCACTCCGTGTCCTGGTGGTGTCAGCCATCATTCTGGACTGCGTGCTGGCCTTTGGGAAGTCGGCCCTGCACCTCCCACCATGGGGCCAcaccctgctgctcctgctcagcTCCGTCGTGTTTCTGCTCAGTCTCCTCGTCCTGGGGGCCCACCAGCAACAGCGCCGGCAGGACACCTTTCAG GTTCCCATGGTGCCCCTGATTCCAGCCGCGAGCATCCTCCTCAACGTCTTCCTCATGCTACATCTGAGCTCCCTGACCTGGCTGCGCTTCTCCATCTGGCTTCTGATTG
- the LOC123288002 gene encoding cationic amino acid transporter 4-like isoform X12, with translation MCSWGNCGPSSLAGYCSSSVSLVGLPWPAPGAAHLDAILSHGIRSFTMAHVGSWQVPFLAQYPDFLAAGVILLASAFVYCGVHICSWLNRTFSAISLVVILFIVTLGFVLARPENWSTEEGSFAPFGFSGIMAGAATCFFAFLGFGAIAASSEEGQNPKRAVPMAIAISVGLMAGTNILASTVLTLMVPRHGLDPDWTLADAFYQRGYSWAGFIVAAGAVCCKRPLWIFTRVHPRTQVPIVGILVFGFLMPLLAVLLDLEALIRFLSIGTLVTRPVVNTSIIVLRFQKSSPSSPLGSVSPGPVAEGYEHSSGHRRLEDTEQPSAAEPGQLRPALRPFLGFISGCRPGAAVAWALRVLVVSAIILDCVLAFGKSALHLPPWGHTLLLLLSSVVFLLSLLVLGAHQQQRRQDTFQVPMVPLIPAASILLNVFLMLHLSSLTWLRFSIWLLIDPFWLCYVYEGPKANSWESRDASHPCFSLPRENKGFLSGQEILETA, from the exons ATGTGTTCATGGGGGAACTGTGGGCCTTCCTCATTGGCTGGATATTGCTCATCCAGTGTCTCATTGGTGGGATTGCCATGGCCCGCACCTGGAGCAGCTCACCTGGACGCCATCTTGAGCCACGGCATCCGCAGCTTCACCATGGCCCATGTGGGCAGCTGGCAGGTGCCGTTCCTGGCCCAGTACCCGGACTTCTTGGCTGCTGGAGTCATACTTTTGGCCTCCGCATTTGTGTACTGTGGAGTCCACATCTGTTCCTGGCTCAACCGCACCTTCTCTGCCATCAGCTTGGTTGTCATCCTCTTCATCGTCACCCTGGGGTTTGTCCTGGCCCGTCCGGAGAACTGGAGCACTGAGGAGGGCAGCTTTGCGCCCTTTGGCTTCTCTGGCATCATGGCTGGTGCTGCCACCTGCTTCTTTGCCTTCCTGGGCTTTGGTGCTATTGCTGCCTCCAGCGAGGAGGGCCAGAACCCCAAGCGAGCTGTGCCTATGGCCATCGCCATCTCAGTTGGCCTGATGGCTGGTACTAACATCCTCGCCTCCACTGTGCTCACACTCATGGTGCCCAGGCACGGCCTGGACCCTGACTGGACACTCGCTGATGCCTTCTACCAGCGGGGCTACAGCTGGGCGGGCTTCATCGTGGCGGCTGGCGCTGTCTGCTGTAAGAGACCCTTGTGG ATATTTACCCGTGTGCACCCTCGCACACAGGTGCCCATAGTGGGCATCCTGGTGTTCGGGTTCCTCATGCCTCTCTTGGCAGTGCTGCTGGACCTTGAGGCACTGATCCGGTTCCTGTCCATTGGCACCCTGGTCACCCGCCCTGTTGTGAACACCAGCATTATTGTGCTACGCTTCCAAAAGTCTTCTCCATCTAGTCCCTTGGGCTCAGTCAgccctggccctgtggctgaggggtATGAGCACTCCTCAGGACACAGACGGCTGGAGGACACTGAGCAGCCCTCAGCCGCTGAGCCTGGGCAGCTGCGACCAGCCCTGAGGCCCTTCCTTGGCTTCATAAGTGGATGCAGACCTGGAGCCGCTGTGGCCTGGGCACTCCGTGTCCTGGTGGTGTCAGCCATCATTCTGGACTGCGTGCTGGCCTTTGGGAAGTCGGCCCTGCACCTCCCACCATGGGGCCAcaccctgctgctcctgctcagcTCCGTCGTGTTTCTGCTCAGTCTCCTCGTCCTGGGGGCCCACCAGCAACAGCGCCGGCAGGACACCTTTCAG GTTCCCATGGTGCCCCTGATTCCAGCCGCGAGCATCCTCCTCAACGTCTTCCTCATGCTACATCTGAGCTCCCTGACCTGGCTGCGCTTCTCCATCTGGCTTCTGATTG
- the LOC123288002 gene encoding cationic amino acid transporter 4-like isoform X4 has protein sequence MCSWGNCGPSSLAGYCSSSVSLVGLPWPAPGAAHLDAILSHGIRSFTMAHVGSWQVPFLAQYPDFLAAGVILLASAFVYCGVHICSWLNRTFSAISLVVILFIVTLGFVLARPENWSTEEGSFAPFGFSGIMAGAATCFFAFLGFGAIAASSEEGQNPKRAVPMAIAISVGLMAGTNILASTVLTLMVPRHGLDPDWTLADAFYQRGYSWAGFIVAAGAVCCMTTVLFNILFAVPRIVHAMSTDGLFFQIFTRVHPRTQVPIVGILVFGFLMPLLAVLLDLEALIRFLSIGTLVTRPVVNTSIIVLRFQKSSPSSPLGSVSPGPVAEGYEHSSGHRRLEDTEQPSAAEPGQLRPALRPFLGFISGCRPGAAVAWALRVLVVSAIILDCVLAFGKSALHLPPWGHTLLLLLSSVVFLLSLLVLGAHQQQRRQDTFQVPMVPLIPAASILLNVFLMLHLSSLTWLRFSIWLLIVTQKNMLLRHWRLQEILELLGLLL, from the exons ATGTGTTCATGGGGGAACTGTGGGCCTTCCTCATTGGCTGGATATTGCTCATCCAGTGTCTCATTGGTGGGATTGCCATGGCCCGCACCTGGAGCAGCTCACCTGGACGCCATCTTGAGCCACGGCATCCGCAGCTTCACCATGGCCCATGTGGGCAGCTGGCAGGTGCCGTTCCTGGCCCAGTACCCGGACTTCTTGGCTGCTGGAGTCATACTTTTGGCCTCCGCATTTGTGTACTGTGGAGTCCACATCTGTTCCTGGCTCAACCGCACCTTCTCTGCCATCAGCTTGGTTGTCATCCTCTTCATCGTCACCCTGGGGTTTGTCCTGGCCCGTCCGGAGAACTGGAGCACTGAGGAGGGCAGCTTTGCGCCCTTTGGCTTCTCTGGCATCATGGCTGGTGCTGCCACCTGCTTCTTTGCCTTCCTGGGCTTTGGTGCTATTGCTGCCTCCAGCGAGGAGGGCCAGAACCCCAAGCGAGCTGTGCCTATGGCCATCGCCATCTCAGTTGGCCTGATGGCTGGTACTAACATCCTCGCCTCCACTGTGCTCACACTCATGGTGCCCAGGCACGGCCTGGACCCTGACTGGACACTCGCTGATGCCTTCTACCAGCGGGGCTACAGCTGGGCGGGCTTCATCGTGGCGGCTGGCGCTGTCTGCT GCATGACCACTGTCCTGTTCAACATTCTGTTTGCTGTGCCACGCATCGTACATGCCATGTCCACTGACGGTCTCTTCTTCCAGATATTTACCCGTGTGCACCCTCGCACACAGGTGCCCATAGTGGGCATCCTGGTGTTCGGGTTCCTCATGCCTCTCTTGGCAGTGCTGCTGGACCTTGAGGCACTGATCCGGTTCCTGTCCATTGGCACCCTGGTCACCCGCCCTGTTGTGAACACCAGCATTATTGTGCTACGCTTCCAAAAGTCTTCTCCATCTAGTCCCTTGGGCTCAGTCAgccctggccctgtggctgaggggtATGAGCACTCCTCAGGACACAGACGGCTGGAGGACACTGAGCAGCCCTCAGCCGCTGAGCCTGGGCAGCTGCGACCAGCCCTGAGGCCCTTCCTTGGCTTCATAAGTGGATGCAGACCTGGAGCCGCTGTGGCCTGGGCACTCCGTGTCCTGGTGGTGTCAGCCATCATTCTGGACTGCGTGCTGGCCTTTGGGAAGTCGGCCCTGCACCTCCCACCATGGGGCCAcaccctgctgctcctgctcagcTCCGTCGTGTTTCTGCTCAGTCTCCTCGTCCTGGGGGCCCACCAGCAACAGCGCCGGCAGGACACCTTTCAG GTTCCCATGGTGCCCCTGATTCCAGCCGCGAGCATCCTCCTCAACGTCTTCCTCATGCTACATCTGAGCTCCCTGACCTGGCTGCGCTTCTCCATCTGGCTTCTGATTG